A window of Candidatus Thorarchaeota archaeon genomic DNA:
GGCCCAAAACCTCGTTTGTCTTTGCCATATAGCCGCCATCGACTATGACAAATGCCTCAGGCCTAGAATACAAAGAAGACCCTCCTCTATGATATAATACCCGGCACTCCACTTTTGAAGCCGGGGAGTTATCACAACCTAGGTCGACCGTGCGAACTAGGCAGTCCTAATGTTACTTCTCTTCGATTTAAGAGTTGCTCTTGCAGCGCGTCTGTTGCAGAAGTCATGTCCGGAGTTGCAGAAGGGGCATCGCGCTGCCTGATTTGTACAACCATGAAACACAGGGCCACCCCATGTACCAGTCTCAGTCCTGATGCGATGGTTAGAAGCCACTTGTGCAACAGAGTCTCTTGCAGCGCGTCTGTTGCCGTGACACCTTTCCCCTTCCTGTACTCCTCTACGATCAGCCACTTCAGGATTCCTTGCATAGAGAACCACTCTGAGCTTGTCCTTCGTTCTGAAAACCCTTGCAGGTTTCGTGTGGACGTACCCGTACACATACCCGTCAACAGCGTGGTCTACTTGGAAGTTCCACTCTTCGAGACCAAATCTGTTCACCATTGCTAGGTGTTTGGACTCTTGCGAACGCTTCCTGAAGGTTCTCGCCAAAAGCTGGTATTCCACACCAATCGGTATATTACATCTCTTCTTCCAGCCAAGTTGCAATCCCCCTGCTTGCCTCCAACCGTTCCTTTCGTGTCAGTCTTTCCAGTATGGCAAGGCGGGTCCGGCTGCCAGTTCAATGGAGATCTCAGTCTGGTCCGAGTATGCGAGACAAGAAGTGCAAGAACAGGGTTGTAGGTCGAAACAGCTATCACAGAGGTAGAGTGCGAGTCCAGAGTGTGACTCGTGCAGTACCGAGCTGTGGATACTACCAAATGCGAGTTGTCCTTCCTCTTCAGACTATCTTCCTAGTTCTCGTGCAGTCAGTCCATTTGTCTTCCGACATGTCCTACTCACAGCAGTCAGCTGCGCATACTCAAAGCACGAGGCTCTCTACCGAGAGTCTGAGATCATGCTCAACTACGTTCGGGTCTTATGTGCTGACAGAGATGTAGTGGCTTGCAACAGTGATTTTCGTAAGACATACTGCACACTATACTCTAGCGGCTGCAGTGCAGGTCCGAGTCATGCCATACGTCAAGTCTATTCGCCGTACTTACTCAGCTTTGACGTCCAGTAGGCTGTGATGACCAGCTTGTCACTACCAGCGACACGGAAGTGGACACGCAACACTCTCCCGCCGAACCGCCTCTGCGCAGTCATGTCGTTGTTCTGTTCGGGCGGAGTTGCAGTCGTGACATTCGCCAGTACGGTTTCTATCTCCCTTTCGGTAATCCCTCTCTGCCTCATCCTCTCCAAGGCATGCCTCGTGAAGACTATCAAATGGCAGCGACCTCGGCGACTATCTCCTCCTCGCGGAGTGTGATCAGGCGATTCAGGTCTATCTTGCGCTTGGAGTAAGAGAGGATCTCTATCCCGCAGACGCTTCCGTCGGCAGCGTAGTCGACTATCACGCCGTCCCGTAGCTCCAGACTCTCTACGACCTCGGCGCTCCTGAAGTGGAAGTACACCGCATCTGCAACAGGGTCATAGTCGATTCTCATGTGTCTGGCCTCGTACGTACTGCGTTTCGTTCTACACTGCGTCTCAAGCCACAGTTCATTGTCAGTTGGACAAGTCAGGGCACAGGAGTCTTGTCAATCCCATGAGACGTCACTGGGGAGGGTCACTCCTCGGCGTCAGTTGAAGTGTCGAGTTGACCTCAGGACTCCTGTGTCCACAAGGAGGTATATAAGTACCGTCCCGTACATATCCAGGACTGTCCAACTTGGGCAGCAGCTGCCTACCCTCACCAGTTTCCCAGTCACAGTGCTGTCATGTTGATTCTCCGCATACCCGGCGCACTGATCACTCCTCGAAGATGTGCCTCCCTTTCCAAGAGTGTGGACTTGCACGCAGGAGCGTATCGGCGCGAGTTGTGCATAGAGAGGTCAGTCCTGACGGAGGTCCGAAGTCGTGGTTCTGCTGAGCGCGAAGTATTCCCAGTGGTCCTCGTAGCCACTCCTGACTCGCAGTCCGTTCTCTATGTCGTGGCCGTGAGTGTCCGAGCATCTCCTGTGTTTCCGGCTGAGAGTCCTGTATCAGACCTAGTGTCACGCAACCCCGTGGGCGTTGTCCCCCTCGGTTCAGTGGTCGTCATGGCGACACTGAGGTCCTGAACGAGTTAACCATATCACGCAGTGTGAGGATCCAGAGTGTGACTCGTGCAACACCTGGAGCAGCATGGCCAGGTGTGGCGCGTCTTGGTCGTGTGCGCGTCTTCATCCTCTGCAGACCGACCTCTTGCTCGGTCATTAGTGTTCCATAAGCAGTATACTGGTTCAAGTCCTGCTTCAGGCTGGGGCGGTCTTCCACTACAGTCTGTCACACAATGGCGACATCAACGTCAGAGTACGCATGTTCTAGCCTGTTGCGCATCCCCGTCCTCTCTTTCACTGGCAGTCCCGGATGCGCCCTCAGGAACAGTTCAGGGAAACCGGCTGCGGACACAGGAGCGATGAGCCTCCTATCTCAGAGAGGAAAGCCCTTGCGGGGCTTGCGTGGACGTACGGGAGGTGCAAGGAGCTGACAGCACTTATCACTAGTTTACAGGGCTTATTCCCTGCATCAGCCTCTGCACGTACTCGTACAGGTCCTTCTCGGACTCTGCCCAAAGGGCAAGATCCACACCCAGGCTGTCACCAACGGTGCTCTCAATCACCCTGTTGACGGTCTCGTTGCTGACCTTGTGTCCATTGCCGTTGTTCTTCTTGCGGTCAAAGGAGAACATCAGGTACAGTTTGCCCTGGTTTGCGAGGTGCCCGACGTACTTGACCTTGAGATCGCTTATCTCGCGCTCACCTTGAAGGAAGTAGTGGCTCATCTGTGCAGCAATGTAGGGGTATGACATGTTCCCCTTCTTCTCATCGTACTCCAGTACAAACGACATTCTTCATCGTGGGGGCTCGCCGATGATGATGTGATAACTTCTGTTCATAGTCTTCATGTACCAGCATATGCGAGCATCATTGCAGTAGCTGACACATGCTTCAGATTGACACAGGCTATTAGAGTGTCCAAGGGCGCCCCCCTCAACGACGCAGTCTAAGGAGTGTCTGAAGTGGATTCACGTCACGTTGCCCTTGAGCGGCTACTCGCTGTGATGATTGTGGTCTTGTTTGCTGTCATGGGTTCCATGGCCCTCTCGACCGGCCTCTCTACAGATCTCGGGCAGATCGAGTTCATGACGCAGTTTGCTCTGGCAGTGCCATTCCTGACCGCTACTTCGATTGCCGTCGCCTCATACTTTGCCATGTTCTTCGCGCAGCAAAAACGACTGGGCGACCTCATTATGTCAGTGGTCAGTCTGGACCTGGGTGTGGACTCGTTTCTGCACATGCTTGCACACAGAGGCTCCCAGTATAGTCGGTTCTTCGAGCTCTCGGCCCACAAGAGCGACCTGCTGCTAATGACCGGATATCTGGCTGCTGTGGTCGGAACACTGTGCTACTCCATCCTGGAGAGCAAGGTTGCAACACGCAGACAACAGATACTCGTCATACTCCTGGGCGTTGTGGCCCTCCCCGTGACCTCCCTGATCATCCTGTTCCAGCCAATCCAAGCTCTCCTCCTCCTTTACGAGACTCAGTTTGCACTCCTCCGTACCGGCCTTCTTGTGTCAATAGCAGTTCTCACAGCAGTCTCTCTCGGTTACGGACTGCTGAAGTGGAAATCTCGCAAGCACACAGTCCCGACAGGCATTGAGGCGCTGTTAGTGTTCATGCTGGCTGCGTTGCTCATCAAGATGACACAGACATCAGACTTCCAAGTTGCTGAGCTGCTCACAGTTTCCCCGGTGCTCTTCGGTTTCATAGTGCTGGCGGTGTCACTTCTGGGAACCTCAATGATTGACCCGCTCTGGAGAAAGTGATTCTCATCTAGGCTCGGTCCCCTTCAGATTCGGACCGGGCCGTCTATCTACCGAGGATTGCAAGCAGGAACACTCCTTCATTCCGCTTGGGCTGTTCGAGTACGGACGTCAAGAGCATCTGAAGGAGTCACTCTTCTCAGGTCTGTACGGTCAAAGTGGGAATCGTAGCTGACAATCTGTAGGTGTTGCTTCTTGGCGAGGAGGTACTGATATGAGTCATCGAAGTCCATTGTGAAGCGGGCTGAGATATCGGCGACTTCTGAGAGGTCATCCGGGCGCAGTCCGTGGACTCCTAGTGCTGCCCGTACTACCACGTCTTGAACGAACTCCTTCAGCAGTCCGGGCCTCTCATGCCTGAGGAGGATGATTCCTATCGAGTGAAGTGTGAAGTCGCTCAGGACGAGTCGCTCAGGCTCCGTTTCCTTCAGGAATCGTCTTGCTGCAGTAGCGTCCGCCTGTTCGAGCAGGACCTCAAGGAACACATTCGTATCAACGAGATATCTCAGCTTCTCCACTGCGAAGCCAGCCTCTCCAGCTCAAGTGATGTGTACTTCTCTCTGAGATTCCTGAGCCCTCCCGCCCACGTCAGGCTGAGGTGCCGTTTCGCGGGAGTGCCCTCTCTGTCCATCAGTGATTCAAGTATCTCAACTGCCCTTCTCTGCATGTCCGGGGACATCTGTCTTATCCGCCTGATCAGAATCTCCTCTGGGTCCGACTCGTCCTCGACCGGGGGCTCCTGGTCATGTGAGAAATGCGTCATGACAACATTCTCACTCCCACGAAGGCTGTTAAACTCTTCTGCAGTCACTCTCGGAACTGAGAACTTGCGCTTCAGTCGACAAAGCTACCTGTACACGTCAACAGCCGCCGCTACGTTCCCGGCCATTTGTTATGAGCCACGCCTGCAGACTGGACAGGTTCATGGCGCTCACCGTTCGTCATAGGACGCTTCGTGATGTCGAGTCCGTGAGTTGACTCGCTGTGCTGCAGAGTAGACTTGGCCTCGATTGTGCCCTGTTTCCGGCCTCATCAGACATTGCAGGTCGGACATCCAAGGTAGAGTACCTGAACTCCCTCAAGGCAGCCGTCCCTGAAGACCGTGATGCCCTTCAGCCTGAGTTCATCGGCGAGAAGGAATATCGCTCTCACATCGTCGGGTGTGGCATCCCTTGGCAGATTCACAGTCTTGCTCACAGCATTGTCCGTGTGTCTCTGGAAAGCTGCCTGCATCCGCAGGTGCCACACAGGGTCTATCTCGTGGGCGGTGCGGAATATGCGTTTGACATCGTCTGGTACAGCATCGATGTGTTGTACGGAACCTGTCCGTGCCACCTCTCTCTCAACATCGTCGGTCCAGAAGCCTCTCTCCTCAGCGATTCTCCTGAAGAGCTCGTTGGTCTCATTCAGCTGGATTCCCTCAGTGAGTATCCTTGAGTGTGCTACGGCAAACAGAGGCTCTATCCCGCTGCTGGTCTGCGCAATCAGACTTATGCTGCCCGTGGGAGCAATGGTCGTGGTGGTTGCATTGCGTTTCCACTTCACCGGGGTCTTCAGACGATCGATGCCGGCGAAGTTGCCCCTGACCTTCGCGAGTTCTTGCGAGGCCTTGTCCGCCCTGTCCCGGATGAATGCCATCACCTCTTCCGCCACTCTGATTCCCTCGTCGGAGTCATAGGGGATACCAAGCTGAATGAGCATCTCCGCAAAGCCCATGACTCCGAGACCGACCTTCCTCGTGGCCTTTGTTGCTATCTCTATGTCCTCGACGGGGTATCTGTTCAGGTCTATTATGTTGTCAAGGAATCTGATGGCTAGGTTCACGACTTCTTCGAGCCTCTTCCAGTTGACTTTTCCATCCTGTACCATCTTTGCGAGGTTGATACTGCCAAGTACACAGGACTCGTAGGGAAGCAACGGCTGCTCTCCGCAGTTGTGAACGACGATTCCACCCGCAATGAACCCACCCGCGGGCGTGCCAACAACATCGAACACATCCTGCTCTTGTAACGGTACAAGCGACTCGAAGTGTGCAAGGAATGTCTCTGTGCTGGGCTGTCCGGGCGGAAGCAGTGCCATGCAGTCCTTGAGGGCTTCCTGCTTAAAGTCCAGTAGAAAGCCAATCTGCTCGTGGAATCGGACCATGTTGTCGCCTGATATGACCAGCTCAGTATCCTCCTCGCTCTGGCAAAGCCTGAGCCCGCCCCTGCCATCCGGGGTCAGGCGAAGTCCTCTCTCGCGGTCAAGATGACGAATGCTCGATACGACTCCGAAGTTGAGCAGCATGAGTTGCACAGCCTGTAGCAGCCCCACCTCCTTCCCGCTGAGTCTTATGCACGGTCCTGTGCCGGTGTCCCTCTGGACGGAACCGCCCGCCGTGAACAGGCCCTGGAGGAAGCCTCTCTGGCAGTCCTCTGATGATGACAGGAGTCTCTCTGACACCGATGTGCGCGTGACTCCCCAGTCCCTTGCCAGCTCCAGTGTGCCTCGCGATATGACCTCGCAGTGATTCCTGGCCTCGACCAGTGATGGACTGGAACCGGTCAGCTGCGCGACAGTCTGTTCATAGTGTCTGACGAGCTCAGTCCTGTCCTTTCCATAGAATGCCAGTGTGGCATGCTCTTCATCATCAAGAACCCATCCGTCTCGCACGTACCATCCGAGTACCTGCCCCGTTGCCATGTCTCCGTCCACCCCAAACCCTCCCTTAACGCTCTGAAGACAGACTGTGTTACCCTGCTGGAGTCCGCCTGCCATCCTCCAGCCAGTCGGAGTCAGGACTCGATGGTCCCGCGTGACCTTGACCTGGTACCCCTCGGTTGTCCTCAGGAGATATACGAGCTTTCTCGCTGTCCGCATGGCGTTGGGCACGTTCTGAATGCCTATCAGTCCCCTCTCGGTGCTGACTATGGTGTCACCAGCAACGCAGGGGTTGGTCGCCTCTATCTGCGTACCAACCAGCGGGTGCTCTCGGTTTATCGTGTCTATGAACACGATTCCCGGGTCTCCCGTGCTCCATGCATTGTGGACTATGGCATCGAAGATGGTCCTTGCCCGGACTCGCTTCTGCACCTCTCCGGTGTTTGGCGAAATCAACTCTATCTCGCCGTCCTCACGAAGCGCCTCCATGAACCTGTCAGTCACTGCCACAGAGATGTTGAAGTTCCGGAATGCCTGCTTGTCGGCCTTGCATGATATGAACTCCATGATGTCGGGATGGTCGCACCTGAGTATTGCCATGTTTGCTCCGCGTCGTTTTCCGCCCTGCTTGATCACATCGGTGGCAGTGTCGTATACGCGCATGAATGAGACCGGCCCACTTGCCACGCCGCCAGTCGTCCCCACCCTTGAGCCAGCGGGTCGAAGCCGCGAGAAACTGAAGCCTGTGCCGCCTCCGGACTTCTGAACCTTCGCCATGTGCTTCAGGCTTGTGAATATGGCGTCTATGTCGTCATCTATGGGCAGGACGAAGCACGCACTGCACTGGCCTATCTCGGTGCCTGCGTTGAAGAGAGTTGGACTGTTGGGCAGAAACTCCATGCTGACCATGATGGAGTAGTAGAGGTCTGCATACGTTCGCACGTCCACCTCGGGGTCGTACATGCGCTCCACGCCAGCTATGGCCCCTGCCACTCTTCGAAACAGCTGTGAAGGAGTCTCGATGATCTCCCCACTCTCGTTCTTGAGGAGATATCGTTTCAGCACGGTTGCTGCGTTGGCACCAATCTTCAGGTCATCGACGACGCCGACCTGACGTAGCAGTCGTCTGGCATTGGCCCGCTTCTCCCTGTACCTGATGTACCGCTTCGCAATGTCTGTGAAGCCGTCATGAATGAGGACAT
This region includes:
- a CDS encoding DUF86 domain-containing protein, coding for MSAAGFPELFLRAHPGLPVKERTGMRNRLEHAYSDVDVAIV
- a CDS encoding DUF4258 domain-containing protein: MIVFTRHALERMRQRGITEREIETVLANVTTATPPEQNNDMTAQRRFGGRVLRVHFRVAGSDKLVITAYWTSKLSKYGE
- a CDS encoding type II toxin-antitoxin system VapC family toxin — translated: MRYLVDTNVFLEVLLEQADATAARRFLKETEPERLVLSDFTLHSIGIILLRHERPGLLKEFVQDVVVRAALGVHGLRPDDLSEVADISARFTMDFDDSYQYLLAKKQHLQIVSYDSHFDRTDLRRVTPSDALDVRTRTAQAE
- a CDS encoding DUF2283 domain-containing protein; translation: MRIDYDPVADAVYFHFRSAEVVESLELRDGVIVDYAADGSVCGIEILSYSKRKIDLNRLITLREEEIVAEVAAI
- a CDS encoding ribonucleoside reductase class II, producing MKVTKRDGRVVEFDDRKIENAILRAFESAKESPAPVRRLTDDVVRRIRESGKDPIHIEEIQDIVEDVLIHDGFTDIAKRYIRYREKRANARRLLRQVGVVDDLKIGANAATVLKRYLLKNESGEIIETPSQLFRRVAGAIAGVERMYDPEVDVRTYADLYYSIMVSMEFLPNSPTLFNAGTEIGQCSACFVLPIDDDIDAIFTSLKHMAKVQKSGGGTGFSFSRLRPAGSRVGTTGGVASGPVSFMRVYDTATDVIKQGGKRRGANMAILRCDHPDIMEFISCKADKQAFRNFNISVAVTDRFMEALREDGEIELISPNTGEVQKRVRARTIFDAIVHNAWSTGDPGIVFIDTINREHPLVGTQIEATNPCVAGDTIVSTERGLIGIQNVPNAMRTARKLVYLLRTTEGYQVKVTRDHRVLTPTGWRMAGGLQQGNTVCLQSVKGGFGVDGDMATGQVLGWYVRDGWVLDDEEHATLAFYGKDRTELVRHYEQTVAQLTGSSPSLVEARNHCEVISRGTLELARDWGVTRTSVSERLLSSSEDCQRGFLQGLFTAGGSVQRDTGTGPCIRLSGKEVGLLQAVQLMLLNFGVVSSIRHLDRERGLRLTPDGRGGLRLCQSEEDTELVISGDNMVRFHEQIGFLLDFKQEALKDCMALLPPGQPSTETFLAHFESLVPLQEQDVFDVVGTPAGGFIAGGIVVHNCGEQPLLPYESCVLGSINLAKMVQDGKVNWKRLEEVVNLAIRFLDNIIDLNRYPVEDIEIATKATRKVGLGVMGFAEMLIQLGIPYDSDEGIRVAEEVMAFIRDRADKASQELAKVRGNFAGIDRLKTPVKWKRNATTTTIAPTGSISLIAQTSSGIEPLFAVAHSRILTEGIQLNETNELFRRIAEERGFWTDDVEREVARTGSVQHIDAVPDDVKRIFRTAHEIDPVWHLRMQAAFQRHTDNAVSKTVNLPRDATPDDVRAIFLLADELRLKGITVFRDGCLEGVQVLYLGCPTCNV